In one Hymenobacter sp. DG25B genomic region, the following are encoded:
- the trxA gene encoding thioredoxin: MGHKAIEITDANFDQIINSDKPVLVDFWAEWCGPCRMVGPVVEELAGEYEGKAVIGKVDVDANPQTSAKFGIRSIPTLLVFKNGQVVDKQVGAVPKHVLAQKLDAQVTA; the protein is encoded by the coding sequence ATGGGACATAAAGCCATCGAAATTACCGATGCCAACTTCGACCAGATCATCAACTCCGACAAACCCGTGCTCGTGGATTTCTGGGCCGAGTGGTGTGGCCCATGCCGCATGGTAGGTCCGGTAGTAGAAGAGCTGGCCGGGGAATACGAAGGCAAAGCCGTTATCGGCAAAGTAGACGTAGACGCAAACCCGCAGACTTCGGCCAAATTTGGCATCCGCAGCATTCCTACGCTGCTGGTGTTCAAAAACGGCCAGGTAGTAGATAAGCAGGTAGGTGCTGTACCAAAGCACGTACTGGCACAGAAGCTGGATGCGCAGGTAACGGCGTAA
- a CDS encoding energy transducer TonB codes for MRAIITVLIIWLLPQWGHSQSMPAVYLNDQDEETIPDSATHYRIIERKTEAGYAMRDYALNGVLLLRGTFLSTEPPLRNGIFTWYHPNGSKASQVHFHDDEPEGVYVAWYDNGKVSERGQYEEGQRVGRWVTVHRNGQKRSEGRYLYGRPVGEWRYYYSTGQLSSIELLDRSKGPALIFFNTDGSPYVGKLQRHVKPEFPGGETALLDFLARNTNYPRDTRRKGISGKVYVSYTVDEDGHVGQVRVVRGLAPEADNEARRVVASLPQFRPGREYNVPTAVTYTVPISFAPNFNLFGGAHPPRILPTEAQAGFPGPHY; via the coding sequence ATGAGAGCAATTATTACGGTCTTAATCATCTGGCTGCTGCCGCAATGGGGGCATAGCCAGAGTATGCCGGCCGTTTATCTCAATGACCAGGACGAGGAAACCATTCCCGACAGCGCCACCCACTACCGTATTATTGAGCGAAAGACAGAAGCCGGTTATGCCATGCGGGATTATGCCCTGAATGGTGTGCTGCTCCTGCGCGGCACCTTTCTCAGCACCGAGCCGCCCCTGCGCAATGGCATCTTCACCTGGTATCATCCCAACGGCTCCAAAGCCAGCCAGGTGCACTTTCATGATGATGAGCCCGAAGGCGTTTACGTGGCCTGGTATGACAACGGCAAAGTAAGTGAGCGGGGCCAGTATGAAGAAGGTCAGCGCGTAGGCCGCTGGGTAACGGTGCACCGGAACGGGCAAAAGCGCTCGGAGGGCCGCTACCTCTACGGCCGGCCGGTAGGCGAGTGGCGCTACTATTATAGCACCGGGCAACTGAGCTCCATTGAGTTGCTGGACCGCAGCAAAGGCCCCGCCCTCATCTTCTTTAACACCGATGGCTCCCCTTACGTAGGCAAGCTGCAGCGGCACGTAAAACCCGAATTCCCCGGCGGCGAAACCGCCCTGCTGGATTTCCTGGCCCGCAATACCAACTACCCCCGCGACACGCGCCGCAAAGGCATTTCCGGCAAAGTATACGTTTCCTACACGGTGGATGAGGACGGGCATGTAGGGCAGGTGCGCGTAGTGCGCGGTCTGGCTCCTGAGGCCGATAATGAGGCCCGCCGCGTGGTGGCCAGCCTGCCGCAGTTTCGGCCCGGCCGCGAGTACAATGTGCCCACGGCCGTTACTTACACGGTGCCTATTTCCTTTGCCCCCAACTTTAACCTGTTTGGTGGGGCACACCCGCCGCGCATTCTCCCAACCGAGGCGCAGGCCGGTTTCCCGGGGCCGCATTATTAA
- a CDS encoding T9SS type A sorting domain-containing protein — MNATSTSRLGRGLMGLALLLLGHTAAFAQNIGEYRSSISNNQSDFLNTAGWEVYTATGWKPNGTTPLNLTKTFTLRHTKTYSDNSNSLAFAKIIVKKETSSLVGQLTVTGKLNCTNVVVDGVGATLSIDTKFASFGTTSLQNGALAVLKNSSALGSISLNSAATLQVTGVNQGIVAGPISVSDDAELSITGAGASFSDVTVNSGGLLTIQAAATLAATHILEGGLIQRTSPAILTIADKAGVVDMELDGQWIDNATATDIVMNSGATMAVGATGYYVYAANGGKLPLATWNPTSTLEINGIKNVAKFAGNDGQAFGNIIWNTPNFAVSSSVNVFLLNSSNNMSIAGKLSVRSTGQGELELLAPKNSQNKTMNIGSYEQLGGIVNVSLTGSSAGSQTVKVAGDFDLNGTFKIANSTSTGPGTLIVSGTTHLRSSAKLIVSGGASSTDAATGELHVRGNLVMDNNSSLEETASISNASTVASLIFDGGKQQDYINTNNNATIRGRVNVSVNAGTTLNMGTYELLTNSTTTGGKFNLKTGATLMIGHTQGIAKTGSKGNIQTTGIRTFNAGATYIYTGAGGAQVTGSGLPNNLTTNGELVINNPVANVTLSEALTIQGMLSLKKGNLITNGEVLTLGIQGAWQDASDNSYVDGAMRRDVGNSATMYTFPIGNTDGLQIAGVRPENTEVATFEMNTYRFSPPSSSSFATGSGLMKVSKQQYWNVRRVAGTGNAFLRLYYTLPYSDISETADAQKDLRVAGFDGSFWQSYGQEALPNTVERYLTSGSALPITAAFTPVTFGSGSMRNPLPIELISFKARLLPNQNVQLTWQTAQERDCKKFEVQVSTDGRTFQAIGTYQARGAATSITSYAHVDKNAFLGTETTRYYRLEQVDNDGSVYQFPVVTVHSAARNVQLTAWPVPASDQLTVSFRAVQPRTAIRILDAAGRLCAEQIAATETNTTTAVPLSVASLRRGIYLVQITSANGLEQFRFVKE; from the coding sequence ATGAATGCTACTTCTACTTCTCGGTTGGGTCGTGGGCTGATGGGGTTGGCTCTGCTGCTTCTGGGGCATACTGCCGCCTTCGCCCAAAATATTGGCGAATACCGTTCTTCCATTTCCAACAACCAGTCGGATTTTCTGAATACCGCTGGGTGGGAAGTGTATACCGCAACAGGCTGGAAACCGAATGGTACTACGCCCCTCAACCTCACAAAAACCTTTACTCTGCGCCATACCAAGACCTATTCTGATAACAGTAATAGCCTTGCTTTTGCGAAAATCATTGTGAAGAAGGAAACCAGCTCTCTGGTAGGCCAGCTTACTGTAACCGGAAAGCTGAATTGTACTAATGTGGTGGTAGATGGCGTTGGTGCAACCCTCTCCATCGACACTAAATTTGCCTCCTTCGGAACTACTTCCTTGCAGAATGGTGCCTTGGCTGTGCTGAAAAATTCTTCCGCCTTGGGCAGTATCAGCCTCAATTCAGCAGCTACTTTGCAAGTAACGGGAGTAAACCAGGGTATTGTGGCAGGGCCTATATCCGTGAGTGATGATGCCGAGCTTTCCATAACAGGAGCAGGCGCTTCTTTTTCTGACGTAACCGTAAATAGTGGAGGCCTGCTTACCATCCAAGCTGCTGCTACGCTTGCGGCTACGCACATTCTGGAGGGCGGCCTTATTCAACGCACTTCTCCGGCCATTTTAACTATTGCTGATAAAGCGGGGGTGGTAGATATGGAGCTGGATGGCCAGTGGATTGATAATGCTACCGCTACAGATATAGTAATGAACAGCGGCGCTACCATGGCAGTAGGGGCCACGGGGTACTACGTGTATGCCGCTAACGGCGGCAAGCTGCCACTGGCTACCTGGAATCCGACTTCCACGCTGGAAATAAATGGTATAAAGAACGTAGCAAAGTTTGCGGGGAATGATGGCCAGGCCTTCGGCAACATCATCTGGAATACGCCCAACTTTGCTGTAAGTAGCTCAGTTAATGTGTTTCTGCTCAATTCTTCCAACAACATGAGTATTGCCGGCAAGCTCAGTGTGCGTAGTACCGGGCAGGGAGAGCTAGAGCTGTTGGCTCCCAAAAACAGTCAGAATAAAACCATGAATATTGGTAGCTATGAGCAGTTGGGAGGCATTGTGAACGTGTCGTTAACGGGCTCATCTGCCGGTAGCCAAACAGTTAAGGTAGCCGGGGATTTTGACCTGAACGGGACCTTTAAAATTGCTAATTCCACTTCTACCGGTCCCGGTACCTTAATTGTAAGCGGCACTACCCACCTGCGTAGCAGCGCCAAGCTGATTGTAAGCGGCGGCGCCTCCAGCACCGATGCTGCCACCGGCGAGCTGCATGTACGGGGCAACCTGGTGATGGATAATAATAGCTCGCTGGAAGAAACAGCTTCCATCAGTAATGCCTCCACGGTGGCAAGCCTCATTTTTGATGGCGGAAAGCAGCAGGACTACATCAATACCAATAACAATGCTACCATACGGGGCCGGGTGAATGTTTCGGTTAATGCCGGGACTACGCTAAATATGGGTACTTATGAATTGCTGACGAACTCTACAACCACCGGTGGGAAATTTAACCTGAAAACGGGTGCTACGCTCATGATTGGCCATACGCAGGGCATCGCGAAGACTGGCAGCAAAGGCAATATTCAAACTACCGGCATACGCACCTTTAATGCCGGAGCTACCTATATCTATACCGGAGCTGGAGGTGCCCAGGTAACTGGGAGCGGCCTACCCAACAACCTGACCACCAATGGGGAGCTGGTAATAAACAATCCGGTAGCTAACGTTACGCTTAGTGAAGCCTTAACTATTCAGGGTATGCTTAGCCTGAAAAAGGGTAATCTGATAACGAATGGTGAGGTGCTTACGCTGGGAATTCAGGGTGCCTGGCAGGACGCCAGTGACAACAGCTATGTAGATGGCGCTATGCGTCGGGATGTTGGCAACTCTGCTACCATGTATACATTCCCAATTGGGAACACCGATGGGCTGCAGATAGCAGGCGTACGGCCGGAAAACACGGAGGTAGCCACGTTTGAGATGAATACCTATCGTTTTTCGCCACCTTCTTCTTCTTCTTTCGCAACCGGTTCCGGCCTGATGAAGGTAAGCAAGCAACAGTACTGGAATGTGCGCCGGGTAGCCGGTACGGGCAACGCCTTCCTGCGGCTCTACTATACCTTGCCTTACAGTGACATATCCGAAACAGCCGATGCTCAGAAAGATCTGCGCGTGGCCGGGTTCGATGGGTCATTCTGGCAGAGCTACGGCCAGGAAGCATTGCCCAATACCGTGGAGCGCTACCTTACCTCTGGTTCAGCCCTGCCCATTACCGCAGCCTTTACGCCCGTTACGTTTGGTAGTGGCTCCATGCGTAACCCCCTGCCCATTGAGCTGATCAGCTTTAAGGCCCGGCTGCTGCCTAACCAGAATGTGCAATTAACGTGGCAAACCGCCCAGGAGCGGGACTGCAAGAAATTTGAAGTGCAGGTTTCTACCGATGGTCGCACCTTCCAGGCCATTGGCACCTACCAGGCCCGGGGCGCCGCCACTTCTATTACCAGCTATGCGCACGTAGACAAAAATGCCTTCCTGGGCACGGAAACCACGCGCTACTACCGCCTGGAGCAGGTAGATAATGATGGCTCTGTTTATCAATTTCCGGTGGTAACAGTACATAGTGCCGCCCGGAATGTGCAGCTAACGGCTTGGCCGGTACCTGCTTCTGACCAGCTGACGGTTAGCTTCCGGGCGGTGCAGCCGCGCACGGCTATCCGCATTCTGGATGCTGCCGGCCGCTTGTGTGCCGAGCAGATAGCCGCTACCGAGACCAATACTACCACAGCCGTGCCCTTATCAGTAGCCAGCTTGCGGCGCGGTATATACTTAGTGCAAATTACTAGTGCTAACGGACTAGAACAGTTCCGCTTCGTGAAAGAATAA
- a CDS encoding Lrp/AsnC ligand binding domain-containing protein, whose translation MARNYELDETDRKILALLIDDAKMPYTEIARKVHVSGGTVHVRMSRMEELGIVKGATLNIDYAQLGYDINAFLGIYLNKSSVYNSVAEQLKAIPEILSIYYTTGNYSLFARIICRDTNHLREVLHDKIQLIDGIERTETLISLEETLNRPIQLV comes from the coding sequence ATGGCTCGTAATTATGAACTTGATGAGACAGATCGAAAGATTCTGGCTCTGCTTATCGACGATGCGAAGATGCCATACACTGAAATTGCCCGGAAGGTGCATGTATCAGGCGGAACCGTGCACGTACGCATGTCCCGCATGGAGGAGCTAGGCATTGTGAAGGGCGCTACCCTAAACATCGACTATGCCCAGCTGGGCTATGATATCAATGCCTTCCTGGGCATTTATCTAAACAAAAGCTCCGTGTATAACAGCGTAGCCGAGCAGCTGAAAGCCATTCCCGAAATCCTGAGCATCTACTACACCACCGGCAACTATAGCCTGTTTGCCCGCATCATATGCCGCGACACCAACCATTTGCGCGAAGTGCTGCACGATAAAATTCAGCTGATTGATGGCATTGAACGTACCGAAACGCTCATTTCCCTGGAAGAAACCCTGAACCGCCCTATCCAGCTGGTGTAA
- a CDS encoding isoaspartyl peptidase/L-asparaginase family protein: MKKLLFLLSTVLLLSPAVSQAQTAAPDPSRITLVIHGGAGTITRALMTPEKEKAYQQVLDQALQAGYAILKKGGTSLDAVEATVRVMEDSPLFNAGKGAVFTHEGRNEMDAAIMEGQTLKAGSVAGVTVIRNPITAARAVMEKSEHVMMVGPGAETFAKEKGLEIVPAQYFYTEARHQQLQKALQEEKTAGTPDQLNAPTKAAEAPKKVKMKMKAGKAQGSLPENNIFTEGKKYGTVGAVALDQFGNLAAATSTGGMTNKRYGRVGDAPIIGAGTYADNNSCAVSCTGWGEYFIRATVARDVAARVEYQQKPLAQAAQATIDKVGKMGGDGGLIALDRQGNLAMPFNSEGMYRGFIKADGKSQILIYKD, from the coding sequence ATGAAAAAGCTATTGTTTTTGCTGAGCACGGTACTGCTGCTGAGCCCGGCCGTTAGTCAGGCGCAAACGGCCGCGCCCGACCCCAGCCGCATTACGCTGGTTATCCACGGCGGTGCTGGTACCATTACCCGGGCCCTGATGACGCCGGAAAAGGAAAAAGCCTATCAGCAGGTGCTGGACCAGGCCCTGCAAGCCGGCTATGCTATTCTGAAAAAGGGCGGCACCTCGCTGGATGCGGTAGAGGCTACCGTGCGGGTAATGGAGGACTCTCCCTTATTTAATGCCGGCAAAGGCGCCGTGTTTACCCACGAGGGCCGCAATGAGATGGACGCCGCTATTATGGAAGGTCAAACGCTGAAAGCCGGTTCGGTAGCGGGCGTCACCGTCATCCGCAACCCCATTACCGCCGCCCGCGCCGTAATGGAGAAGTCGGAGCACGTGATGATGGTAGGGCCCGGCGCCGAAACCTTTGCCAAGGAAAAAGGATTGGAAATAGTGCCGGCCCAGTATTTCTACACCGAGGCCCGCCACCAGCAACTGCAGAAAGCGCTGCAGGAGGAGAAAACCGCCGGCACGCCCGACCAGCTGAATGCCCCCACCAAAGCCGCGGAGGCGCCTAAAAAAGTCAAGATGAAAATGAAGGCCGGCAAAGCGCAGGGCAGCCTGCCGGAGAATAATATCTTCACCGAAGGCAAAAAATACGGTACCGTAGGCGCCGTGGCGCTGGACCAGTTCGGCAACCTGGCCGCCGCCACCAGCACCGGTGGCATGACCAACAAGCGCTACGGCCGCGTGGGCGATGCGCCCATCATTGGGGCCGGTACTTACGCTGATAATAACTCCTGCGCCGTGTCGTGCACGGGCTGGGGCGAGTACTTTATCCGGGCTACGGTAGCGCGGGATGTAGCCGCCCGGGTAGAGTATCAGCAGAAGCCGCTGGCCCAGGCCGCACAGGCTACCATTGATAAAGTAGGCAAAATGGGGGGTGATGGTGGCCTGATAGCCCTGGACCGCCAAGGCAACTTGGCAATGCCCTTTAACTCCGAAGGCATGTACCGCGGCTTTATTAAAGCCGATGGGAAAAGCCAGATTCTGATATATAAAGATTAG
- a CDS encoding protein-disulfide reductase DsbD family protein: MSVASRKLLLPLLLLALLVQSAVAQVLTPTKLATTISQPAAKVGEELDLIVNARMQDTWHLYATDFDPDLGPTVFTFTFAKSPAYALVGKPKSIGAKKKFDDVFKGDISYFEKTGQIRQRIRVLQPGPLTIKADVEYQTCTDVDGRCVPGEETLSFGPIEVSGTAAATTAATPPAAAATKALAASKTEAPAVAVAPATAPVPASDTSSAATAAASPMASDTSARPATTAVTAGGTAATVAAAPATSAESGGLLSFALLAFFSGLAALLTPCVFPMIPMTVSYFTGGTDTRAQGILKALVYGLSIIVIYTILGVIVARLLGEDGPNFMATHWLPNLLFFVVFVVFGLSFLGLFEITLPHNLVNKADAQADKGGWLGVFFMAFTLVLVSFSCTGPIVATILGLSARGETIMPVIGMLGFSLAFALPFTLFAIFPSWLKSLPRSGGWLNTVKVVLGFVELMLALKFLSMADLAYHWNLLSRDLYLVLWIVLSALLGVYLLGKFKLSHDSDLTHLSVGRLLMAVLSFSFMVYLIPGLFGAPLPLLAGYLPPQTSRDFSLASAVAAPGSATRNTLCEVPRHADFLELPHGLQGYFDLEQAKRCARAQNKPIFIDFTGHACVNCRKMEASVWSDPQVLRRLQEDFVVVALYVDDKTELPQKEWYTSKRDGKVKSTLGKQNADLQVTKYGVNAQPYYVLLNPNDPADKPLVTPVAYEASVSNFVKFLDAGLAQYRQQAQPVAAR; encoded by the coding sequence ATGTCTGTTGCTTCCCGAAAACTGCTTCTGCCGCTGCTGCTCCTGGCTTTACTGGTTCAGAGTGCGGTAGCCCAGGTGCTCACGCCTACCAAGCTCGCTACCACCATCAGTCAGCCCGCCGCCAAAGTGGGCGAGGAGCTGGATCTGATTGTGAATGCCCGCATGCAGGATACCTGGCACCTTTACGCCACCGATTTCGACCCCGACCTGGGCCCCACGGTTTTCACCTTCACCTTTGCCAAAAGCCCGGCTTACGCGCTGGTTGGCAAGCCCAAGTCCATCGGCGCCAAAAAGAAGTTTGATGATGTCTTTAAAGGCGACATCTCCTACTTCGAGAAAACCGGTCAGATCCGGCAGCGCATCCGGGTACTGCAGCCCGGTCCGCTCACCATTAAAGCAGATGTAGAATACCAAACCTGCACTGATGTAGATGGCCGCTGCGTGCCCGGCGAGGAAACCCTCAGCTTTGGCCCCATTGAAGTAAGCGGCACTGCCGCGGCAACAACGGCCGCCACCCCTCCGGCAGCGGCCGCAACCAAAGCCCTAGCTGCTTCGAAAACGGAAGCTCCTGCCGTAGCCGTTGCGCCAGCTACAGCACCAGTTCCCGCCTCAGACACCAGTTCTGCGGCCACGGCCGCCGCAAGCCCAATGGCGTCGGACACCAGCGCCCGGCCAGCAACCACGGCGGTAACGGCCGGCGGCACCGCCGCCACCGTAGCCGCCGCTCCGGCTACCTCGGCTGAGTCTGGTGGCCTGCTGAGCTTTGCGTTGCTGGCTTTCTTCTCCGGCCTGGCGGCTCTGCTCACGCCCTGCGTATTTCCCATGATACCCATGACTGTATCCTACTTCACGGGCGGCACCGACACCCGGGCGCAGGGCATTCTGAAGGCGCTGGTTTACGGCCTGTCCATCATTGTCATCTACACCATTCTGGGCGTGATAGTGGCCCGGCTGCTGGGCGAGGATGGCCCCAACTTCATGGCCACGCACTGGCTGCCGAATCTGCTGTTTTTCGTAGTGTTTGTGGTGTTTGGCCTCTCGTTTCTGGGCTTGTTTGAAATCACGCTGCCGCATAATCTGGTGAATAAAGCCGATGCGCAGGCCGATAAGGGCGGCTGGCTGGGCGTGTTTTTTATGGCTTTCACGCTGGTGCTGGTATCTTTCTCCTGCACCGGCCCCATTGTAGCTACCATTCTGGGCTTGTCGGCGCGGGGCGAAACCATCATGCCGGTTATTGGGATGCTGGGCTTCTCGCTGGCGTTTGCCCTGCCCTTCACGCTGTTTGCTATCTTCCCTTCCTGGCTGAAAAGCCTGCCCCGCTCCGGTGGCTGGCTGAACACCGTGAAAGTGGTGCTGGGCTTTGTGGAGCTGATGCTGGCGCTGAAATTCCTGAGCATGGCCGACCTGGCCTACCACTGGAACCTGCTCTCCCGCGACCTGTACCTGGTGCTCTGGATTGTGCTTTCCGCGTTGTTGGGCGTGTATCTGCTGGGCAAGTTCAAGCTCTCCCACGACAGCGACCTGACCCATCTGAGCGTAGGCCGACTGCTGATGGCGGTGCTCTCGTTCAGCTTTATGGTGTACCTGATTCCGGGCCTGTTTGGTGCGCCACTGCCCTTGCTGGCCGGCTACCTGCCCCCGCAAACCAGCCGCGACTTTTCCCTGGCATCCGCTGTGGCAGCCCCCGGCAGTGCCACCCGCAACACCCTGTGCGAAGTCCCACGCCACGCCGATTTTCTGGAGCTGCCGCATGGTTTGCAGGGCTATTTTGATCTGGAGCAGGCCAAGCGCTGCGCCCGCGCCCAGAACAAGCCCATCTTCATCGATTTCACCGGCCATGCCTGCGTCAACTGCCGCAAAATGGAAGCCAGCGTCTGGAGCGACCCGCAGGTGCTGCGCCGCCTGCAGGAAGACTTTGTAGTGGTGGCTTTATATGTGGATGATAAAACCGAGCTGCCCCAGAAAGAGTGGTACACTTCTAAGCGCGACGGCAAAGTGAAATCTACGCTGGGCAAGCAGAACGCCGATTTGCAGGTAACCAAGTACGGCGTAAACGCCCAGCCCTACTACGTGCTCCTGAACCCCAACGACCCTGCTGATAAGCCCCTGGTAACGCCCGTAGCCTACGAGGCCAGCGTCAGTAACTTCGTTAAGTTCTTGGATGCCGGGCTGGCCCAGTATCGGCAGCAGGCCCAGCCGGTAGCGGCCCGGTAA
- a CDS encoding hemolysin family protein → MVLQILLTLLLVLLNGFFVAAEFALVKVRASQIDLRAQSGDSMARITQGILHNLNAYLSACQLGITVASLLLGWIGESVAEKVITGFLDLVNLTLDPTWMHWVSIGLSFTFITTLHIVIGEQAPKVLALQRSESVSLLVAWPLKIFYFVGRPFIWLLDRLSNLTLGLFGVKALHGEAAHTTEEIRILLDQSKQSGEIQDSEHELIENVFEFNDRMVKQIMVPRTKIVAIDVNSPEDKIFEIVQSEGYSRIPVYEGSIDNIVGILYVKDLLNIVRLNEHIELSRIMRPAYFVPETKKINRLLRQFQRKHMHIAIVSDEFGGVSGIVTIEDIMEELVGEIQDEYDNEVPVVEKVSELEYRVHTSTAIPDANEFLPFPLPEGEDYETVGGLLNMIYGNIPEVGDVAVLDPYEFRVLQRSKRSVELVQLRVTTTQEQNPSFNEENLPAL, encoded by the coding sequence ATGGTTTTACAGATACTGCTTACCCTTCTGCTTGTATTGCTGAATGGGTTTTTCGTGGCCGCCGAATTTGCTTTAGTAAAGGTCAGGGCCTCGCAAATTGACCTGCGCGCCCAGAGCGGCGACAGCATGGCCCGCATCACTCAGGGTATTCTGCATAACCTTAACGCCTACCTCTCCGCCTGTCAGCTGGGTATCACGGTGGCCTCGCTGCTGCTGGGCTGGATTGGGGAAAGTGTGGCCGAGAAAGTCATTACCGGGTTCCTGGACCTGGTCAATCTGACGCTGGATCCAACCTGGATGCACTGGGTTTCCATCGGGCTTTCCTTCACCTTCATTACCACCCTGCACATTGTTATTGGCGAGCAGGCACCCAAAGTACTGGCGCTGCAGCGCTCGGAATCGGTTAGTCTGCTGGTGGCTTGGCCGCTCAAGATTTTCTATTTCGTTGGCCGGCCCTTCATCTGGCTGCTCGACCGCCTCAGCAACCTCACGCTGGGCTTATTTGGGGTGAAAGCCCTGCACGGCGAGGCAGCCCACACCACGGAGGAAATCCGCATTCTGCTGGACCAGAGCAAGCAAAGCGGCGAAATCCAGGACTCTGAGCACGAGCTGATTGAGAATGTCTTTGAGTTCAACGACCGGATGGTGAAGCAAATTATGGTGCCCCGCACCAAGATTGTAGCCATTGATGTAAACTCGCCGGAAGATAAAATCTTCGAAATAGTACAGAGCGAAGGCTATTCCCGGATTCCGGTGTACGAAGGCTCTATTGATAACATAGTAGGCATTCTGTACGTGAAGGACCTGCTCAACATTGTGCGTCTTAATGAGCACATTGAGCTTTCGCGCATTATGCGGCCGGCCTATTTCGTGCCCGAAACCAAGAAAATCAACCGCCTGCTGCGCCAGTTTCAGCGCAAGCACATGCACATTGCCATTGTCTCGGATGAATTTGGCGGCGTTTCCGGCATTGTCACCATTGAGGACATTATGGAAGAGCTGGTAGGCGAAATCCAGGATGAGTACGACAACGAAGTGCCCGTGGTAGAGAAGGTTTCCGAGCTGGAATACCGCGTACACACCTCCACCGCCATTCCCGACGCCAACGAATTCCTCCCCTTCCCCCTGCCCGAGGGCGAAGACTACGAAACCGTGGGCGGCCTGCTGAACATGATTTACGGCAACATCCCGGAAGTAGGCGACGTGGCCGTACTCGACCCCTATGAGTTCCGTGTGCTACAACGCTCCAAACGTTCCGTGGAGCTGGTGCAGCTGCGCGTGACTACTACGCAGGAGCAAAACCCCTCTTTTAACGAGGAGAATTTACCGGCTTTATAA
- a CDS encoding gamma carbonic anhydrase family protein: MPALILPVNGILPRLGENCFVADNATIVGDVTLGAQCTVWFNAVIRGDVNQIRIGDKTNIQDGAVLHCTYQKAATTVGARVSIGHKAIVHGCTVEDDVLIGMGAIVMDHAVVGQGCIIAAGAVVLENTQCEPGYLYAGIPARKIKPVTEEQRANMLRTADNYVMYAGWFSQPTE, translated from the coding sequence ATGCCTGCTCTCATTCTTCCCGTTAACGGTATTCTGCCCCGGCTGGGGGAGAATTGCTTTGTAGCTGATAATGCCACCATTGTAGGCGACGTAACGCTGGGTGCGCAGTGCACCGTGTGGTTTAACGCCGTTATCCGCGGCGACGTCAACCAGATTCGCATCGGGGATAAAACCAATATTCAGGATGGGGCGGTGCTGCACTGCACCTATCAGAAGGCGGCTACCACGGTGGGGGCCCGCGTGAGCATCGGCCACAAAGCCATTGTGCACGGCTGCACGGTGGAAGACGACGTGCTGATTGGCATGGGCGCCATTGTGATGGACCATGCCGTGGTGGGGCAGGGGTGCATTATTGCGGCCGGCGCCGTGGTGCTGGAAAACACGCAGTGCGAGCCCGGCTACCTGTATGCCGGTATTCCGGCCCGCAAAATCAAACCCGTGACGGAGGAGCAGCGCGCTAACATGCTGCGCACGGCTGATAATTATGTGATGTATGCGGGCTGGTTTTCACAGCCTACGGAATAG